The following are from one region of the Candidatus Thermoplasmatota archaeon genome:
- a CDS encoding ribbon-helix-helix domain-containing protein, which yields MQETERVTIRLPSEQVRTLETLVKLGEFTNLSEAIRQAVRELVNSRAGSLAERLEKLQKLREIEAQVDALDRFARK from the coding sequence GTGCAGGAGACAGAGCGCGTGACCATCCGGCTTCCATCGGAGCAGGTGCGCACTCTGGAGACGCTCGTCAAGCTCGGCGAGTTCACGAACCTGTCCGAAGCGATTCGGCAGGCCGTGCGCGAACTCGTGAACTCGAGGGCCGGAAGCCTCGCGGAGCGGCTGGAGAAGCTCCAGAAGCTGCGCGAGATCGAGGCCCAGGTCGACGCCCTCGATCGGTTCGCGCGAAAGTAG
- the ftsZ gene encoding cell division protein FtsZ, with amino-acid sequence MQTLISNAMKSTEAVSSDDPEFEAFYDPKIVIVGCGGAGNNSVNRMAQMGIKGAETIAINTDKMHLDHIQADKKLLIGRSITRGLGAGGYPEVAERCAEMAQPYIEELLEGADLVFITAGMGGGTGTGTAPVVANIAKKKGAIVIGMVSTPFNVERARLVKGDEGLNKLRKAADTVVVLDNNRLLKFVPNLPIDQAFSVMDQLISETVKGISETITQPSLINLDYADVRTIMGCGGVAVMLYGEAKSNEPNKVVAEALNHPLLDVDYRGATGCLLHITGGPDLSLKAAEDVAQALTVDLDQKANVIWGARVNPAFEGRMRVMAIMTGVQTDNVPKEGSGATAPVSNGRRVAPAPVTTRPGLDLPWVN; translated from the coding sequence ATGCAAACGTTGATCTCGAACGCGATGAAAAGCACGGAAGCGGTCTCCAGCGACGACCCCGAGTTTGAGGCCTTCTACGACCCCAAGATCGTCATCGTCGGCTGCGGTGGCGCCGGAAACAACTCGGTGAATCGCATGGCCCAGATGGGCATCAAGGGCGCGGAGACCATCGCCATCAACACCGACAAGATGCACCTGGACCACATCCAGGCGGACAAGAAGCTCCTCATCGGCCGCTCGATCACCCGCGGCCTTGGCGCCGGCGGCTACCCCGAGGTGGCCGAGCGCTGCGCCGAGATGGCCCAGCCCTACATCGAGGAGCTCCTCGAAGGCGCCGACCTCGTGTTCATCACGGCGGGCATGGGCGGCGGCACCGGCACCGGCACCGCGCCCGTGGTGGCCAACATCGCCAAGAAGAAGGGCGCCATCGTGATCGGCATGGTGTCCACGCCCTTCAACGTCGAGCGCGCTCGCCTCGTCAAGGGCGACGAGGGCCTCAACAAGCTGCGCAAGGCGGCCGACACCGTCGTCGTCCTCGACAACAACCGCTTGCTGAAGTTCGTCCCGAACCTCCCCATCGACCAGGCCTTCTCGGTCATGGACCAGCTCATCAGCGAAACCGTGAAGGGCATCAGCGAGACGATCACGCAACCCTCGCTCATCAACCTCGACTACGCCGACGTCCGCACCATCATGGGCTGCGGAGGCGTGGCCGTCATGCTCTACGGCGAGGCCAAGAGCAACGAGCCCAACAAGGTCGTCGCCGAGGCGCTCAACCACCCGCTCCTCGACGTGGACTACCGCGGCGCCACCGGCTGCCTGCTGCACATCACGGGCGGCCCCGACCTTTCGCTCAAGGCCGCCGAGGACGTCGCGCAGGCGCTGACCGTCGACCTCGATCAGAAGGCAAACGTCATCTGGGGCGCCCGCGTGAACCCGGCCTTCGAGGGCCGCATGCGCGTCATGGCCATCATGACGGGCGTGCAGACGGACAACGTTCCCAAGGAAGGCTCCGGCGCCACCGCCCCGGTTTCCAACGGACGCCGCGTCGCGCCCGCGCCCGTCACCACGCGCCCGGGTCTCGACCTTCCCTGGGTGAACTGA